In the Salvia miltiorrhiza cultivar Shanhuang (shh) chromosome 8, IMPLAD_Smil_shh, whole genome shotgun sequence genome, TGACATTTATTAagtatgaatttgaaataataatttaacCTCACTTTATAATTTATGCATTCCGATTTAGATTAATTAACGAAAAGAAATATTGTATGTTTTATAGGAATGCAATTTGATTCTTCCCGTAGGATTTGACTTCATGATATATTAATgtctaaaaaattaatatttgtataAATTAGAATGTAGATAATaggttatttcaatttaaggaaataaaatattttaatattaaggaAAGATATAGCATTCAATGAGTTGTCCCTTCCTTAATTATCGCTAGAGGATAAATATGTAAATtacaaattcaattaaaatttgactattttcttaatttatgaaaatgtgtaaaatgacaaaaaaatccaattatgtgcgcacatattatgtgtatTTAGCATTATTCTATAAATATATACTTTAATTGTTTGGTAAAATTTAAAGTGGgagtttcaatatatatatatatatatatatatatatatatatatatacacacacacacacgtatttgatttgattaattaaggctcaattttaattaattaattacaaacTCTAATTTTGATAGGAATGAGAACATTCAAACACAATTTATGTTACACGTATTTACCAAACCTAAACAGCATTAATGTTACATTGTTCATTAATGACCTAGACAAAGTTTCCAAATCCCAAACAGAAAATGTTGGTGTTGGTCAAATAAAGCACCCCAAAATAATCAactaaaagataaaataattttttttacctaaCTGTACATGATCCAATTTTTTATATGTAATATTATGTCTTAATGTTCTTATCTTATCTTTGAACTTTATAATCAAAGATTTTATAGggtataaatattaatacataaaGTCTCAACTTAGACTTAATTAAGTAAGTATAGTAATTTATAGATAAAAGGATATTCTACTGTGGGAAAATTATGAATTAcgaaatcaaattaaataaaaaacagTGTCGACgtaaatttaattatgtaacatcttctattaattatatttacgGATAATTAAATGTATCATTGAAAATTCACAAAAACGGTGGGAATTTGCATGTatagaaaataagaaaatagtactccccccgtcccactAATCTTGACACGTCTGGTTtcagcacgggaattaaggaattgtagattaatgttttaagtgcatagttaataaagtataaaagtgttaaagtaggaaagagaatggagtatatatcttatttataaatatgtcaagattcgtgggacgatccaaaaagaaaaacatgttaagattcgtgggacggagggagttgTAAACAATATAGAATGAAAATTGAATTCCAAATGTCTTGGTTAATGCAAAGGATCTTCGCCAAAATTACTCATTGATGAATCAATTTTATGAAGTCAAATAATTAGATGagaatctatatatatttttaattaatttttccgAGAGCGACATCATCCGTACACACACCTACGTAGGTTACTCATTGTATACAAGCCAATGCAAaactattaaaatattattaaaatagtaGTCAAAAAAATTCTGTTAAACTACCACAACCTCTATTTAATTTCCTTTTAAATCAATAGTAAATTaaagcccatatatatatatatatatgaccacACGTACACCTCTAATTATTCATAACCAAATTCCATCTATTTTTTCCGGTTAACAAAAAGTAATGCAAAAACGGCTGTCTGTAGCTCCGGTAGATTCTCCAACTATCAACgggtactttctctctctatatctcTATCTGTATGTTTAAAGCACTACTTCTgcttaattctaaaaaaaaaaaaaaaaaaactaacttctatttaaattaaaaacgatacgggaattatttttaatcattcGAGCGCGAAGATCTACgataaatacatcaatttttgtTCAAATCTTATAAAAGGCgaaaattccattttttttaagtgtAATTAATTTCACAGTAAATATAAATTAACTTCATACATTTAGTTTCACTGCAAATTCAGCTTGGAATATGAGGGCCGCAGCTGCATCCCTCCaaaaaatagtagtaatattagtatttgcacgaaaattattttagatttaatttttgcatatcaattaaaaatagagATGATCTTGGGTAAAATCGATTGTACTGTACAATCGGGTTGCACTTGTATCCAGAATAGTGTCATCTACATGATTTGGATTAGGATGCGGGTTCGGATTCGAGTACGGGTCAGGGTTTGATGTGCATCCCACTTATATGATACACCCGATTATACCATAATTTTTGTGTTAAAAATATAAcctcaaagaaaaacataagctcaacttaaaaataaatcctaaatttcaaattaaacaatatttgggtatgtttatttttatcattaaatatttatatatttataatcatGTAATGATTTATTGCAACTTCAATTTGAAAATCCTGAATTCGTCATTGTTTAGTTTTCACAGAAAAATGTATTTTCCACGATAACCAATATAAAGCACGTGCAGAATGGAGTCTCAAAACAACACACCGGAGATTACCGCCGCCGCCGATGCCGACGCAGCACCTGaaccctcctcctcctccaccgccgccgccgcctccgccagCCGGCTGTCGAGCGTGCACGTGACGGCCCTCGACGGCATCGTGAGCGTGAACTCCCTCTTCACCATGTCCATCTTCATCGGCTTCTCCCTCACGGTGCCGGAGACGGCCACGGCCGCGTCCCGCCCCGAGTGCACGGCGAGCCCCGGCACGGTGCGGCGGCTGATCGTGTACGAGGTGGCGGCGTTCagcttcttcctcttctcctCCCTCATCGCGCAGAGCCTCAAGCTCTCCATCAACCTCATCAACAGCATGGACCCCACCGACCCGCACAAGGCCGACATCGACCCGGACTTCCTCAAATACGGGCTGTTCGGATCCGCCGTCGGCTCCGTCGCCGGCTGCGTGTTCCTATTGAAGTGTGATGCATttatctagaatattctagGTGAGAATAAGCTATGTATATTCTAGAGAATTCACCACTAGCTAGATTAATCTagagtattctaaataatacTAGGACAAGTATGAGTAATCTAGAGATTAGATATTTTCTATATAGTATCTAGAGAATTCCTTAAGTGGATGTTAGTAGACAATTCTAGATACAAGTTAGTGTAGTGGGATCTAGAAAGATCTTcccacacctataaatagagctcttgtGAGCCATTTGTAACCAATCTCAAAACCAATCTCACATAATCTAAAACATCTCAAAaacatcactctatctattatctaagttctttggagacaagagctccactctaaaatcattatctctatcttctacacacactacactcacaatattctctacaccacttcactacaatcactcaccacactcaaaccacTATATAATCACCTCCATTTTCTAACAAGTGGCATCAGAGCTTGTTCGATCATAAGCGGGCGTTATGGCGTCGTCAAGTCTCTCCATCACGACTCCAATATTCAATGGAGAAAACTATGACTATTGGAGTGTTCGTATGAAGACTTGCCTTGAATCCCATGATCTTTGGGATGTCATTGAAGAAGGAATCACCATGCCGGGAGAAGATATCGACAAGACATCCTCATCCGAGGTACGTAAGAAATTAAAGCAACAAAATGCTAAAGCTCTTTATCTtcttgtagtagcccgctcttttatttatgataaaaactagtaaatgcaatttttataaatgaatccagtttatggtcctgattttttttttatcagagacggagttattattttagctttatacttttataacgtataagaaaaacgcgacgaggattattgagccattcaataatttattatccagtttgataactgacttagcaaagtcaagttattaatttatatgcgatagaaatagtatttctattatttacttgaagtcgtgattaattttcgacttataaaacgaattataaaatatgtaattcgtagagagttataacgaagcgtcgttatttagtagaacccaatattagttttacaaatacttgTAACTTCAATACTTTACAAATCATTATTTTTCCACTCCCTAATGTTTCCTACACTATACACGCATAATCTCCActtctccactccaccaactatcTCCATCACCTTTTGCTTTCTTCCACTACATTTTTTCTCACCACCCTTTCCACTCCACTAATTCCACTACACCAAACTTTCCACCTACTCCCTTCCCCACCACACGCAAGAATGCATCTAACATTCCATTATACAGGCAACAAtcttttcatcatcttcattcttcactAAGGAACCGAAGAGCAGCCACGagttctgccataagcacactgctccggcagtgttttgcaaggcgattccagccatccaaaaggttcccaaaaattcccaaattaattgtgtatcatctttcatatgttttctatactttggcaaaatttcagaaggtttgaagctcttatgatttatttatgaatttgtaaacatcactgcccatctggaatacatttttggtaaacaatctttgggaggccataagtaaagtttcaatcggtgaaaacctttgaaacttgaatatgtcactctagactcccgtatctttcttttgacaccggcctcaccatttttgaataagggaaacaaccggtataaattcttgaaatctagttcttattccatgtaccatccagtagattttacaaacctacgactttgaggtggcaaagcccgacttaaatctttgattctcaagcctagctttctactgaatattcaatgacatgttgggaacttacttgcttagttttagaatttttggtgaagcctaaagttggttttctgatttatgttatgaatctgccaaacttgaacgctttttgtgcactgaactttagacagtcatatcttctaaaccatgaatgttcttagagtaaatccaactggagagtgttatgatctctccctagtttccatattgacccttggggttcccagtggagttttgtaaag is a window encoding:
- the LOC130998797 gene encoding uncharacterized protein LOC130998797 — its product is MESQNNTPEITAAADADAAPEPSSSSTAAAASASRLSSVHVTALDGIVSVNSLFTMSIFIGFSLTVPETATAASRPECTASPGTVRRLIVYEVAAFSFFLFSSLIAQSLKLSINLINSMDPTDPHKADIDPDFLKYGLFGSAVGSVAGCVFLLKCDAFI